A section of the Telopea speciosissima isolate NSW1024214 ecotype Mountain lineage chromosome 3, Tspe_v1, whole genome shotgun sequence genome encodes:
- the LOC122653655 gene encoding protein FAR1-RELATED SEQUENCE 5-like isoform X2, producing the protein MEGEPGNQAKELDAYVTLEDEGEECCVVEDVETPMIVDDGKNDSMDLDLSSCLFGGIIEPTMDMEFASEEDARNFYNAYAKQMGFSIRVNSYYRSKKDNSIISREFCCSKEGFRREKRARKIVSSDDTKKRRARPISREGCKALMTVRRRDSGNWYVAKLEKNHNHELVTPAMRHFLRSHRQDYDPKRNLINTLESSGMGISGTVNVLTEECGSYGKIGFGTQDQTNYIGKERLSGFGMDAQSLLGFFKIMQMNDPAFFYAIQVDEEDRLSSVFWVDTRSRIAYNCFSDVVAFDTTYQVNQYKMPFAPFTGVNHHKQSVLFGCALLADETESTFIWLFKNWLEAMSGRQPGLIITDHDLNIKNAVARVFPNSCHRYCKWHILGKMAKELGHVYTTLPKTFQLEFDRCINKSDTIEEFELAWQSLLDMYNVRGNEWLQSLYFDRKEWVPIYLRDTFFAGMSASHRSRSVKSLFDGYVNARTTLQDFAEQYEKALDDRFEKEARAEFDTFYTKPVLKTPLPIEKQAAEIYTRKMFTIFQDEIFESLVLAVKKIREDDEISTFEVARFDEQHKVYSVGFIVSEHRASCSCRMFTSEGMLCRHVLAVFKATNVFTLPPHYILKRWTRNAKVEAELDIITPVEMQANSQKAKSLQYNVLLQEAIKCAEEGVASDHSFKVALSALREARNKIFEAKKNAANAPKLETMVSASYQDVNSPWSQVDNPIPITPIDPHKTDMREFSINGSIPQTVLEQSMSRIRTCTKCKCPGHDSCTCLWLKDSGPSADMDQQNQALESMATPCGTQDNLT; encoded by the exons ATGGAAGGAGAGCCTGGTAATCAAGCGAAGGAACTGGATGCCTATGTGACTTTGGAGGATGAAGGTGAAGAGTGCTGTGTTGTTGAGGATGTCGAAACTCCTATGATTGTGGATGATGGAAAGAATGACTCCATGGACCTTGACTTATCTTCATGTCTATTTGGTGGAATCATTGAACCAACCATGGATATGGAGTTTGCTTCTGAAGAGGATGCTAGGAATTTTTACAATGCGTATGCTAAGCAGATGGGTTTTAGCATTCGTGTAAACTCATATTACCGTTCAAAGAAGGATAACTCAATCATTTCTCGAGAATTTTGTTGCTCTAAGGAAGGTTTTCGTCGAGAGAAACGTGCAAGAAAGATTGTTTCAAGTGATGATACCAAAAAGAGAAGGGCCCGTCCGATCAGTCGGGAAGGTTGTAAGGCACTGATGACGGTTAGGAGGCGAGATTCTGGGAACTGGTATGTAGCGAAATTGGAGAAGAACCATAATCATGAATTGGTGACTCCAGCAATGCGGCATTTTCTTCGATCACATCGGCAGGATTATGATCCAAAGAGAAACTTGATTAATACTCTTGAATCCTCTGGGATGGGTATAAGCGGTACTGTTAATGTCTTAACTGAAGAGTGTGGCAGTTATGGCAAGATTGGATTTGGCACCCAAGATCAGACTAATTATATTGGGAAAGAACGGTTAAGCGGCTTTGGTATGGATGCCCAAAGTCTCCTGGGGTTTTTCAAGATTATGCAAATGAATGATCCTGCATTCTTTTATGCAATCCAGGTTGATGAAGAGGATCGGCTAAGCAGTGTTTTTTGGGTTGACACAAGATCAAGAATTGCTTACAATTGCTTTTCTGATGTGGTTGCCTTTGACACAACTTACCAAGTAAATCAGTACAAAATGCCATTTGCTCCATTTACTGGAGTTAATCATCATAAACAGTCAGTGTTGTTTGGTTGTGCATTGCTTGCAGATGAGACTGAATCAACATTTATTTGGCTTTTCAAAAACTGGCTTGAAGCAATGTCTGGACGCCAACCTGGTTTAATAATAACAGATCATGATTTGAATATAAAGAATGCAGTGGCGAGGGTTTTCCCAAACTCCTGCCACCGATATTGCAAATGGCACATCCTGGGAAAAATGGCAAAGGAATTGGGACATGTATATACTACACTTCCGAAAACATTTCAATTGGAGTTTGATAGGTGCATCAATAAGAGTGATACAATTGAAGAGTTTGAATTAGCTTGGCAGTCTCTTCTTGATATGTACAATGTCAGGGGGAATGAATGGCTCCAATCATTATATTTTGATCGTAAAGAGTGGGTTCCAATATACCTACGGGACACATTCTTTGCAGGGATGTCTGCAAGTCATCGCAGCAGATCTGTGAAATCACTTTTTGATGGGTATGTGAATGCAAGAACTACCTTACAAGATTTTGCAGAGCAGTATGAGAAGGCTTTGGATGACCGGTTCGAGAAAGAAGCAAGGGCAGAATTTGACACATTTTACACCAAACCTGTCCTGAAGACACCGCTGCCTATAGAAAAGCAAGCGGCAGAAATTTATACTAGGAAAATGTTCACTATATTCCAGGACGAAATTTTTGAATCTCTTGTGCTTGCTGTTAAAAAAATTAGGGAGGATGATGAAATCAGTACTTTTGAGGTGGCAAGATTTGATGAACAACATAAAGTGTACTCAGTTGGGTTTATTGTTTCTGAACATAGAGCTAGCTGCAGCTGCAGGATGTTTACGTCTGAAGGCATGCTCTGTAGACATGTGCTTGCTGTGTTCAAAGCAACTAATGTATTTACACTGCCACCACATTATATCTTGAAGCGATGGACAAGGAATGCCAAAGTTGAGGCTGAGTTGGACATAATAACCCCTGTTGAGATGCAAGCAAATTCTCAGAAGGCCAAAAGCTTGCAATACAATGTTCTGTTACAGGAAGCCATTAAATGTGCGGAGGAAGGGGTTGCATCTGACCATAGTTTTAAGGTGGCATTGAGTGCTTTACGAGAGGCtagaaataaaatttttgaggCAAAGAAAAATGCAGCTAATGCCCCCAAACTAGAAACCATGGTCAGTGCAAGTTATCAGGATGTGAACTCACCTTGGAGCCAGGTTGATAATCCTATCCCCATAACCCCTATTGATCCCCATAAAACAGATATGAGAGAATTCTCGATAAATGGTAGCATTCCCCAAACTGTTTTGGAGCAGTCAATGAGTAGAATTAGGACGTGCACTAAATGTAAGTGTCCTGGACACGATAGTTGTACTTGCTTGTGGTTGAAAGATTCAGGCCCAAGTGCTGATATG GATCAGCAAAATCAAGCCCTAGAGTCCATGGCCACTCCATGTGGGACCCAAGACAATCTTACTTAA
- the LOC122653655 gene encoding protein FAR1-RELATED SEQUENCE 5-like isoform X1, with translation MEGEPGNQAKELDAYVTLEDEGEECCVVEDVETPMIVDDGKNDSMDLDLSSCLFGGIIEPTMDMEFASEEDARNFYNAYAKQMGFSIRVNSYYRSKKDNSIISREFCCSKEGFRREKRARKIVSSDDTKKRRARPISREGCKALMTVRRRDSGNWYVAKLEKNHNHELVTPAMRHFLRSHRQDYDPKRNLINTLESSGMGISGTVNVLTEECGSYGKIGFGTQDQTNYIGKERLSGFGMDAQSLLGFFKIMQMNDPAFFYAIQVDEEDRLSSVFWVDTRSRIAYNCFSDVVAFDTTYQVNQYKMPFAPFTGVNHHKQSVLFGCALLADETESTFIWLFKNWLEAMSGRQPGLIITDHDLNIKNAVARVFPNSCHRYCKWHILGKMAKELGHVYTTLPKTFQLEFDRCINKSDTIEEFELAWQSLLDMYNVRGNEWLQSLYFDRKEWVPIYLRDTFFAGMSASHRSRSVKSLFDGYVNARTTLQDFAEQYEKALDDRFEKEARAEFDTFYTKPVLKTPLPIEKQAAEIYTRKMFTIFQDEIFESLVLAVKKIREDDEISTFEVARFDEQHKVYSVGFIVSEHRASCSCRMFTSEGMLCRHVLAVFKATNVFTLPPHYILKRWTRNAKVEAELDIITPVEMQANSQKAKSLQYNVLLQEAIKCAEEGVASDHSFKVALSALREARNKIFEAKKNAANAPKLETMVSASYQDVNSPWSQVDNPIPITPIDPHKTDMREFSINGSIPQTVLEQSMSRIRTCTKCKCPGHDSCTCLWLKDSGPSADMIFSLFWDQQNQALESMATPCGTQDNLT, from the exons ATGGAAGGAGAGCCTGGTAATCAAGCGAAGGAACTGGATGCCTATGTGACTTTGGAGGATGAAGGTGAAGAGTGCTGTGTTGTTGAGGATGTCGAAACTCCTATGATTGTGGATGATGGAAAGAATGACTCCATGGACCTTGACTTATCTTCATGTCTATTTGGTGGAATCATTGAACCAACCATGGATATGGAGTTTGCTTCTGAAGAGGATGCTAGGAATTTTTACAATGCGTATGCTAAGCAGATGGGTTTTAGCATTCGTGTAAACTCATATTACCGTTCAAAGAAGGATAACTCAATCATTTCTCGAGAATTTTGTTGCTCTAAGGAAGGTTTTCGTCGAGAGAAACGTGCAAGAAAGATTGTTTCAAGTGATGATACCAAAAAGAGAAGGGCCCGTCCGATCAGTCGGGAAGGTTGTAAGGCACTGATGACGGTTAGGAGGCGAGATTCTGGGAACTGGTATGTAGCGAAATTGGAGAAGAACCATAATCATGAATTGGTGACTCCAGCAATGCGGCATTTTCTTCGATCACATCGGCAGGATTATGATCCAAAGAGAAACTTGATTAATACTCTTGAATCCTCTGGGATGGGTATAAGCGGTACTGTTAATGTCTTAACTGAAGAGTGTGGCAGTTATGGCAAGATTGGATTTGGCACCCAAGATCAGACTAATTATATTGGGAAAGAACGGTTAAGCGGCTTTGGTATGGATGCCCAAAGTCTCCTGGGGTTTTTCAAGATTATGCAAATGAATGATCCTGCATTCTTTTATGCAATCCAGGTTGATGAAGAGGATCGGCTAAGCAGTGTTTTTTGGGTTGACACAAGATCAAGAATTGCTTACAATTGCTTTTCTGATGTGGTTGCCTTTGACACAACTTACCAAGTAAATCAGTACAAAATGCCATTTGCTCCATTTACTGGAGTTAATCATCATAAACAGTCAGTGTTGTTTGGTTGTGCATTGCTTGCAGATGAGACTGAATCAACATTTATTTGGCTTTTCAAAAACTGGCTTGAAGCAATGTCTGGACGCCAACCTGGTTTAATAATAACAGATCATGATTTGAATATAAAGAATGCAGTGGCGAGGGTTTTCCCAAACTCCTGCCACCGATATTGCAAATGGCACATCCTGGGAAAAATGGCAAAGGAATTGGGACATGTATATACTACACTTCCGAAAACATTTCAATTGGAGTTTGATAGGTGCATCAATAAGAGTGATACAATTGAAGAGTTTGAATTAGCTTGGCAGTCTCTTCTTGATATGTACAATGTCAGGGGGAATGAATGGCTCCAATCATTATATTTTGATCGTAAAGAGTGGGTTCCAATATACCTACGGGACACATTCTTTGCAGGGATGTCTGCAAGTCATCGCAGCAGATCTGTGAAATCACTTTTTGATGGGTATGTGAATGCAAGAACTACCTTACAAGATTTTGCAGAGCAGTATGAGAAGGCTTTGGATGACCGGTTCGAGAAAGAAGCAAGGGCAGAATTTGACACATTTTACACCAAACCTGTCCTGAAGACACCGCTGCCTATAGAAAAGCAAGCGGCAGAAATTTATACTAGGAAAATGTTCACTATATTCCAGGACGAAATTTTTGAATCTCTTGTGCTTGCTGTTAAAAAAATTAGGGAGGATGATGAAATCAGTACTTTTGAGGTGGCAAGATTTGATGAACAACATAAAGTGTACTCAGTTGGGTTTATTGTTTCTGAACATAGAGCTAGCTGCAGCTGCAGGATGTTTACGTCTGAAGGCATGCTCTGTAGACATGTGCTTGCTGTGTTCAAAGCAACTAATGTATTTACACTGCCACCACATTATATCTTGAAGCGATGGACAAGGAATGCCAAAGTTGAGGCTGAGTTGGACATAATAACCCCTGTTGAGATGCAAGCAAATTCTCAGAAGGCCAAAAGCTTGCAATACAATGTTCTGTTACAGGAAGCCATTAAATGTGCGGAGGAAGGGGTTGCATCTGACCATAGTTTTAAGGTGGCATTGAGTGCTTTACGAGAGGCtagaaataaaatttttgaggCAAAGAAAAATGCAGCTAATGCCCCCAAACTAGAAACCATGGTCAGTGCAAGTTATCAGGATGTGAACTCACCTTGGAGCCAGGTTGATAATCCTATCCCCATAACCCCTATTGATCCCCATAAAACAGATATGAGAGAATTCTCGATAAATGGTAGCATTCCCCAAACTGTTTTGGAGCAGTCAATGAGTAGAATTAGGACGTGCACTAAATGTAAGTGTCCTGGACACGATAGTTGTACTTGCTTGTGGTTGAAAGATTCAGGCCCAAGTGCTGATATG ATTTTCTCGCTTTTTTGGGATCAGCAAAATCAAGCCCTAGAGTCCATGGCCACTCCATGTGGGACCCAAGACAATCTTACTTAA